The proteins below are encoded in one region of Sphaerodactylus townsendi isolate TG3544 linkage group LG06, MPM_Stown_v2.3, whole genome shotgun sequence:
- the RPL11 gene encoding 60S ribosomal protein L11, producing MAQQDQGEKENPMRELRIRKLCLNICVGESGDRLTRAAKVLEQLTGQTPVFSKARYTVRSFGIRRNEKIAVHCTVRGAKAEEILEKGLKVREYELRKNNFSDTGNFGFGIQEHIDLGIKYDPSIGIYGLDFYVVLGRPGFSIADKKRRTGSIGAKHRISKEEAMRWFQQKYDGIILPGK from the exons ATGGCG CAACAAGATCAGGGTGAAAAGGAGAACCCTATGAGGGAGCTTCGCATCCGCAAACTCTGCCTGAACATCTGTGTTGGGGAGAGTGGGGACAGGCTTACCCGAGCAGCCAAAGTGCTGGAGCAGCTCACAGGCCAGACTCCTGTTTTCTCAAAAG CTCGATACACTGTCAGATCTTTTGGGATCAGGAGAAATGAGAAGATTGCCGTTCACTGCACTGTTCGTGGAGCCAAAGCTGAGGAGATCCTGGAGAAGGGGTTGAAA GTGCGAGAATATGAACTGAGGAAGAACAACTTCTCCGACACCGGCAACTTTGGTTTTGGAATCCAGGAGCACATTGATTTGGGCATTAAATATGATCCCAGCATTGGAATCTATGGCTTGGACTTCTATGTG GTTTTGGGCCGGCCAGGTTTCAGCATTGCTGACAAGAAGCGCCGAACCGGCAGTATTGGGGCCAAGCACAGGATCAGCAAGGAGGAAGCCATGCGCTGGTTCCAGCAGAAG tACGATGGCATCATCCTTCCTGGCAAATAA
- the LOC125434452 gene encoding kelch-like protein 31 — translation MAPKKKTPKKSKAVKRESPVDTTMVEDPSFDIDQQHQLEGLFENGSDGFLCTAVEVIDPSHGNSVLQVMSHMRQEHLLCDLTITTKTKSFSVHKLVMSSCSDYFRSLLTTDLQLQQVDLKEISSLGLATAIAYAYTGKLSLSLYTIGSTISTASHLQMYTLLNICTDFLIQEMNVENWVYIVNMADTYSLNQVKEAARKFITEHFLEFSDTEQFMKLTFDQLNELLMDDCLQIPDEVVGFQIAMKWLEFDSKRFKHAADLLNNVRFGTIPAQDLINYIQPVPCMMQNPECHKLLVDAMNYHLLPYQQNGLQSRRTKIRGGHKVLITVGGRPCSAEKALSSDVNYRDEEGNWNKLTEMPAKCFNQCVVVMDGFLYVVGGEDQNDARNQAKHALNNVCRYDPRFKTWLHLDSMSYKRTHFSLSPFNGQLYAVGGRNSKGALVSVECYVPSTNSWHAKANMELPRCCHASVVISGKILTTGGYVNNAYSRTVCSYDPTTDAWQDCSWLSSPRGWHCAATLGDYAYVLGGSQLGPRGERVDVIPVECYNTLTNQWSCMAPLPIGLSMAGVATLGGQILLAGGWNESGKKYQKGVLAYNPDLNEWTEEGELLEGTVGISCCTIILPHSSTRGSRASSVASATISI, via the exons ATGGCTCCCAAGAAGAAAACCCCAAAGAAGAGCAAGGCAGTGAAGAGAGAGTCTCCTGTTGACACCACAATGGTCGAAGACCCTTCCTTTGATATTGACCAGCAGCACCAACTGGAAGGGTTGTTTGAAAACGGTTCTGATGGGTTCCTCTGCACTGCTGTTGAAGTCATCGATCCGAGCCATGGAAACAGCGTCCTGCAGGTGATGAGTCACATGCGCCAAGAGCACTTACTTTGCGACCTCACAATCACCACCAAAACAAAGTCCTTCAGTGTTCACAAACTGGTGATGTCCTCCTGCAGCGATTATTTCAGAAGCCTgcttacaacagatctccagctTCAACAAGTAGACCTCAAAGAGATCTCTTCTTTGGGTCTGGCCACCGCGATAGCCTATGCCTACACAGGGAAGCTGAGTCTTTCCCTGTATACGATTGGCAGCACCATTTCCACAGCCAGCCACCTGCAGATGTATACTCTGCTCAACATATGCACCGATTTCCTCATCCAGGAAATGAATGTGGAAAACTGGGTATATATTGTCAATATGGCAGATACATACAGTCTCAACCAGGTAAAGGAGGCTGCAAGGAAGTTTATCACAGAACATTTCCTGGAGTTCTCTGACACTGAGCAGTTCATGAAACTTACTTTCGATCAACTCAACGAACTGCTGATGGATGATTGCCTTCAGATCCCTGATGAAGTGGTAGGCTTCCAGATTGCTATGAAATGGCTCGAATTTGACTCCAAACGGTTCAAACATGCTGCTGACCTCCTGAACAATGTTCGGTTTGGCACCATCCCTGCTCAGGACTTGATCAACTATATCCAACCTGTGCCATGTATGATGCAGAACCCGGAATGTCATAAGCTGCTGGTAGATGCTATGAATTACCACTTGCTACCGTATCAGCAAAATGGCCTCCAGTCCCGAAGGACCAAGATTCGAGGAGGCCACAAAGTGTTGATTACAGTGGGCGGACGTCCATGCTCAGCTGAGAAGGCCCTTAGCAGCGACGTTAACTACAGGGATGAAGAGGGAAACTGGAATAAGCTAACAGAGATGCCAGCAAAATGCTTCAACCAGTGTGTTGTGGTGATGGATGGATTTCTCTATGTGGTAGGGGGAGAAGATCAAAACGATGCTCGGAACCAGGCAAAGCATGCACTTAACAATGTGTGCAG GTATGACCCACGCTTCAAAACATGGCTGCACTTAGATAGCATGTCATACAAGAGAACTCACTTCAGCCTCAGTCCTTTTAATGGGCAGCTGTATGCTGTCGGGGGCCGCAATTCCAAGGGGGCCCTGGTCTCTGTTGAGTGCTACGTCCCTTCGACCAACAGCTGGCACGCCAAAGCCAACATGGAGCTGCCGCGGTGCTGCCATGCCAGCGTTGTCATCAGTGGCAAAATCTTGACAACCGGTGGCTATGTAAATAATGCCTACTCTCGCACTGTTTGCAGTTATGATCCCACCACAGATGCTTGGCAAGATTGCTCTTGGTTGAGTAGCCCAAGGGGTTGGCACTGTGCTGCCACCTTAGGAGACTATGCCTATGTCCTGGGAGGCAGCCAGCTGGGTCCCCGAGGGGAGAGGGTGGACGTAATCCCTGTGGAATGCTACAACACTCTGACAAATCAATGGAGCTGCATGGCCCCCCTGCCGATAGGTCTGAGCATGGCTGGTGTGGCCACACTTGGCGGGCAAATCTTGCTAGCAGGTGGTTGGAATGAAAGCGGAAAGAAGTATCAGAAGGGTGTCCTGGCCTACAACCCTGATCTGAATGAATGGACAGAGGAAGGGGAGCTATTGGAAGGCACTGTGGGAATTTCCTGCTGTACGATTATTCTCCCCCACTCAAGCACCCGCGGATCCAGGGCCAGTTCAGTGGCCTCTGCAACTATCAGTATTTAA